A single genomic interval of Caldalkalibacillus uzonensis harbors:
- a CDS encoding SDR family oxidoreductase has product MTVYLVTGGAGFIGSHIVHALVQRGKRVRVLDDLSTGHKHNLQDVLSDIELIKGDLTDARTVNKAVQGVDVIFHQGAVPSVPKSIKNPLLSNDVNVSGTVQLLHAAVNNGVGRVIYAASSSVYGNSNVLPKREDMPANPLSPYAVSKYAGELYCKVFHDVYGLETISLRYFNVFGPKQDPQSEYAAVIPKFIQTMIRNGSPTIFGDGTQSRDFTYIDNVVLANLLASQAPRLRGETVNIGCGESTTLNHLVHMINTILNKQITPRYAEERQGDVKHSLADYQHAYQIIGYQPIISVEEGLKRTVEWFKAQE; this is encoded by the coding sequence GTGACGGTTTATCTTGTCACCGGTGGAGCAGGGTTTATTGGCTCCCATATTGTTCATGCCTTAGTCCAACGAGGAAAAAGGGTACGTGTACTGGATGATTTATCGACTGGACATAAACATAATCTGCAAGATGTGCTGAGTGATATTGAACTGATTAAAGGCGATTTGACTGATGCCCGGACAGTTAACAAAGCCGTACAAGGCGTAGACGTGATTTTTCATCAGGGAGCTGTTCCTTCTGTCCCAAAATCGATAAAAAATCCGCTGCTGAGCAATGATGTCAATGTATCCGGCACAGTCCAACTGTTACACGCTGCTGTTAACAATGGCGTTGGACGGGTCATTTATGCTGCATCGTCATCGGTCTACGGAAATTCAAATGTATTACCGAAACGAGAAGATATGCCAGCAAACCCATTATCTCCTTATGCTGTAAGCAAATATGCAGGTGAATTATATTGTAAAGTGTTCCATGACGTTTATGGTCTGGAAACGATATCGCTTCGCTACTTCAATGTGTTTGGACCAAAGCAGGATCCTCAGTCTGAGTATGCAGCTGTGATTCCTAAGTTTATTCAAACCATGATTCGTAACGGGTCCCCGACTATATTTGGTGATGGCACTCAGTCTCGAGACTTTACCTATATAGATAATGTTGTTTTGGCTAATCTTTTAGCCTCACAAGCGCCTCGGCTTCGAGGAGAAACGGTGAATATTGGTTGCGGCGAAAGCACAACGTTAAATCACTTAGTTCACATGATCAACACGATTTTAAATAAACAAATCACACCTCGCTATGCTGAAGAACGTCAAGGGGATGTCAAGCATTCATTGGCGGATTATCAACATGCCTATCAGATCATTGGTTATCAACCGATTATCTCTGTAGAAGAGGGACTGAAGCGGACAGTAGAGTGGTTCAAAGCGCAAGAATAA
- a CDS encoding glycosyltransferase family 2 protein gives MADEALFTVVIPVYNREKMIRKAIKSVIRQTYPYWKLLIIDDASTDRTIQRIRPFQNDKRIQVISLKENVGLAKVLNIALEQVDTPYFVQLDSDDWLEPCTLEELAKAIKKADPQTALFYGNCKFRRKKNGKWKVTKYIRHRSFTDKYDFLQYLTYSPVPRCFRTEALRETGGWETDDPYEGRIMSDRRICLKLIERYPFYWIDQYLYNCRRHRDRLTNKDSKEQRNELRKMVIEYYLKKWGNHYRPVYTKKYGYLKIKRLEKVE, from the coding sequence ATGGCTGATGAGGCCCTTTTTACAGTGGTCATTCCCGTATACAACCGAGAGAAGATGATCCGCAAGGCAATAAAAAGTGTGATTCGCCAAACGTACCCTTATTGGAAGCTGCTTATTATCGATGATGCGTCGACGGACAGAACCATACAGCGCATTAGACCGTTTCAGAATGATAAACGAATTCAAGTGATTTCATTAAAAGAAAATGTCGGTCTGGCCAAAGTGTTAAATATCGCTCTCGAACAGGTGGACACTCCTTATTTCGTTCAACTAGACTCGGATGATTGGTTGGAGCCCTGTACGCTGGAGGAATTGGCCAAAGCAATTAAAAAAGCAGATCCTCAAACAGCACTATTTTACGGAAACTGCAAATTTAGACGAAAGAAAAATGGAAAGTGGAAAGTAACGAAATATATTCGGCATCGTTCATTTACGGATAAATATGATTTTCTTCAATATTTAACATATTCCCCGGTACCACGCTGTTTTAGAACGGAGGCTTTGCGTGAGACAGGAGGATGGGAGACCGATGATCCCTATGAAGGGAGAATCATGTCTGATCGCCGCATATGCCTCAAACTCATCGAAAGATACCCGTTTTACTGGATTGATCAATATTTGTATAACTGCCGCAGACATCGGGACCGACTTACGAATAAGGATTCCAAAGAACAAAGGAATGAATTGCGGAAAATGGTCATTGAGTATTATCTGAAAAAATGGGGAAACCACTACAGACCGGTATATACAAAGAAGTATGGATACTTGAAAATCAAACGTTTGGAGAAAGTGGAATAA